One Ahaetulla prasina isolate Xishuangbanna chromosome 1, ASM2864084v1, whole genome shotgun sequence DNA window includes the following coding sequences:
- the GNA11 gene encoding guanine nucleotide-binding protein subunit alpha-11 has protein sequence MTLESMMACCLSDEVKESKRINAEIEKQLRRDKRDARRELKLLLLGTGESGKSTFIKQMRIIHGSGYSEEDKKGFTKLVYQNIFTAMQSMIRAMETLKILYKYEQNKANALLIREVDVEKVSSFEQPYVSAIKTLWNDPGIQECYDRRREYQLSDSAKYYLTDVDRIATPGYLPTQQDVLRVRVPTTGIIEYPFDLENIIFRMVDVGGQRSERRKWIHCFENVTSIMFLVALSEYDQVLVESDNENRMEESKALFRTIITYPWFQNSSVILFLNKKDLLEDKIMYSHLVDYFPEFDGPQRDAQAAREFILKMFVDLNPDSDKIIYSHFTCATDTENIRFVFAAVKDTILQLNLKEYNLV, from the exons aTGACGCTGGAGTCCATGATGGCCTGTTGCCTCAGCGACGAGGTGAAAGAGTCGAAGCGCATCAACGCCGAGATCGAGAAGCAGCTGCGGAGGGACAAGCGCGACGCCCGCCGGGAGCTCAAGCTGCTCTTGCTCG GCACAGGAGAAAGTGGGAAAAGCACCTTCATTAAACAGATGCGGATAATCCATGGCTCCGGCTACTCTGAAGAGGATAAAAAGGGTTTCACCAAACTGGTGTACCAGAATATCTTCACTGCCATGCAGTCAATGATCAGGGCTATGGAGACCTTAAAGATCCTATACAAATATGAGCAAAATAAG GCCAACGCACTACTGATCCGAGAAGTGGATGTAGAAAAGGTTTCATCCTTTGAACAACCCTATGTAAGTGCAATTAAGACATTGTGGAATGACCCAGGAATCCAAGAATGTTATGACCGGCGGCGAGAATACCAGCTCTCTGACTCCGCTAAATA CTACCTTACCGATGTGGATCGTATTGCCACCCCGGGGTACCTCCCAACCCAACAAGACGTCCTGCGGGTCAGAGTCCCAACAACTGGGATCATAGAATACCCCTTTGATCTCGAGAACATTATATTCAG AATGGTGGATGTTGGTGGGCAAAGGTCAGAAAGGAGGAAGTGGATACACTGCTTTGAAAACGTAACTTCCATCATGTTCTTAGTAGCTCTTAGCGAATACGACCAAGTACTGGTGGAATCTGATAACGAG AACCGCATGGAGGAGAGCAAAGCCCTTTTCCGGACCATAATCACCTATCCCTGGTTCCAGAATTCCTCTGTCATCCTCTTTCTCAATAAGAAAGATCTCTTGGAAGACAAGATCATGTACTCTCACCTTGTGGATTACTTTCCAGAGTTTGATG GCCCGCAGAGAGACGCTCAAGCAGCCCGGGAATTTATCCTCAAAATGTTCGTGGATCTCAACCCCGACAGCGATAAAATTATCTACTCTCACTTCACCTGTGCCACAGATACGGAAAATATCCGGTTTGTCTTTGCCGCCGTCAAGGACACCATCCTGCAACTCAACTTGAAGGAATATAACCTAGTCTGA